From one Gallionella capsiferriformans ES-2 genomic stretch:
- a CDS encoding sensor domain-containing protein, translating to MKKESRLALRLALIYAAFGLLWISLSDRFLASVITDSASLTKFQTYKGFCYVVITSALVYFLAKQTMKQNFLTEEKLHDSEERWKFALEGAGDGVWDWNPQTDEAFFSKRWNEIIGYTEHEFPATGSAWVAHLHPDDKDRVLSVIQGYLTDSREIYDVEYRIRCKDGSWKWILARGMLVSRDVYGKPLRMIGTHSDITQRKVDEELVLKNLEKWKKLFDILPIGVSIVNSKNGIVDFNPSLEAILGISKEGLLQGDYDNWEYLRTDNTHMDADEFPSLRAIKEQRVVKDVVIGVKKESGDIIWTSVSAAPLSYDSNSCVTVTTDITKRKQFESELRVSATAFETQEGILITDENNVMLRTNAAFTAITGYTNKEAIGQNPRLLSSGRQNASFYSAMWKAINTTGVWEGEIWNRRKNGEIYPEHLTVTAVKDRNGMVTNYVGVLSDLTQRKAAEEKIENLAFFDPLTKLPNRRLLLDRLKQAMASATRSVTNGAVLFIDLDNFKALNDTYGHPMGDLLLQQVAKRLVSSVRDGDTVSRFGGDEFVVLLEGFDENPLDAASQAETVGEQIFAALRQPYLIGTHEYHGTSSIGATLFNDKQQSIDELMKQADIAMYQAKKEGRNVLRFFDPQMQETIAKRTALEGDLRKAIENHQFQLHYQIQVDESRHPFGAEALIRWFHPEHGMVSPDQFIPLAEESDLILPIGYWVLETACARIQRWQHDAKTSGFVLSVNVSAKQFRQTDFVNQVQSLIQQYEINPSLLKLELTESMLLDNIEDTIATMSALKELGVKFSLDDFGTGYSSLQYLKRLPLDQLKIDQSFVRDIAVDASDRAIVRTIIAMAHSLDLDVIAEGVETEEQQKHLSSKGCKNFQGYLFGKPVPIEQFETSLRKSLFQPADSCHE from the coding sequence ATGAAGAAGGAATCGCGTTTGGCATTACGCCTCGCACTTATCTACGCTGCATTCGGACTGCTCTGGATATCTCTGAGCGATAGGTTTCTTGCTTCGGTCATAACCGATTCCGCATCTCTCACCAAATTTCAGACCTACAAAGGATTCTGCTATGTAGTTATCACCTCTGCTCTGGTTTATTTTCTAGCGAAACAGACAATGAAACAGAATTTTTTGACTGAAGAAAAGCTTCACGATAGTGAAGAGCGCTGGAAATTCGCCTTGGAAGGTGCAGGCGATGGTGTATGGGATTGGAATCCGCAAACTGACGAAGCATTTTTTTCCAAGCGCTGGAATGAAATAATCGGCTATACCGAGCATGAATTTCCAGCCACAGGATCCGCTTGGGTAGCGCATTTGCATCCGGATGATAAGGATCGCGTTTTATCTGTCATCCAGGGATATTTGACCGACAGTCGAGAGATCTATGATGTCGAGTACCGTATACGCTGCAAAGATGGCTCATGGAAATGGATTTTGGCCAGAGGGATGCTGGTAAGTCGCGATGTATACGGAAAACCACTACGAATGATTGGCACTCACTCTGATATTACCCAGCGCAAAGTGGATGAGGAACTGGTTCTTAAAAATCTGGAAAAATGGAAAAAACTCTTCGATATTCTGCCGATTGGAGTTTCGATTGTTAACTCAAAAAATGGTATTGTGGATTTCAATCCATCGTTAGAAGCCATCTTGGGCATATCTAAAGAGGGCCTATTGCAAGGCGATTACGATAACTGGGAGTATTTGCGCACGGATAACACCCATATGGACGCCGATGAGTTTCCCAGTCTGCGGGCGATAAAAGAACAACGTGTTGTCAAGGATGTTGTCATCGGTGTAAAAAAAGAATCTGGAGATATTATCTGGACGAGCGTGAGTGCCGCCCCCCTGTCATATGATTCAAATAGTTGCGTTACAGTCACTACTGATATTACCAAACGCAAACAATTTGAGTCGGAGCTCCGTGTCTCAGCCACGGCTTTTGAAACGCAAGAGGGCATACTCATCACCGATGAGAATAACGTAATGCTTCGTACGAACGCCGCATTTACAGCCATTACCGGCTATACAAACAAAGAGGCAATTGGTCAAAACCCGCGCCTCCTTAGTTCGGGACGTCAGAATGCCAGCTTCTATTCGGCAATGTGGAAGGCCATTAACACTACCGGTGTTTGGGAAGGGGAAATTTGGAACAGGCGCAAGAATGGTGAAATTTACCCGGAGCATCTCACTGTGACTGCAGTAAAAGACCGAAATGGCATGGTTACGAATTATGTTGGGGTGCTGTCCGATTTGACCCAACGCAAGGCTGCCGAAGAAAAAATCGAGAATCTTGCGTTCTTTGATCCGCTCACAAAGTTGCCTAATCGTAGATTGCTTCTCGATCGATTAAAGCAAGCGATGGCGTCGGCAACGCGTAGCGTCACAAATGGTGCCGTGCTGTTCATTGATCTGGACAATTTCAAGGCCCTCAACGATACCTATGGTCACCCCATGGGCGACTTGCTGTTGCAGCAGGTCGCAAAACGACTCGTATCGAGCGTGCGCGATGGCGATACGGTTTCCCGATTTGGCGGTGATGAGTTTGTGGTGTTGCTTGAAGGTTTTGATGAAAATCCACTCGATGCGGCGAGCCAGGCTGAAACAGTGGGCGAGCAAATCTTTGCTGCTCTGCGTCAACCTTATCTGATTGGCACCCACGAATATCATGGCACTAGCAGCATTGGTGCCACCTTGTTTAACGACAAGCAACAGTCGATTGATGAGCTGATGAAGCAAGCTGACATCGCCATGTATCAAGCCAAGAAAGAGGGGCGCAACGTACTACGATTTTTCGATCCGCAGATGCAGGAAACCATCGCGAAGCGTACCGCTCTCGAAGGCGACTTGCGCAAAGCCATCGAGAACCATCAGTTTCAGTTGCACTACCAGATTCAGGTAGATGAATCTCGCCATCCTTTTGGCGCAGAGGCTTTAATTCGCTGGTTCCATCCCGAGCATGGCATGGTGTCGCCGGACCAGTTTATTCCGCTCGCGGAAGAGTCTGATTTGATTCTGCCCATCGGATATTGGGTTTTGGAGACGGCTTGCGCCAGAATACAGCGATGGCAACATGATGCCAAAACAAGCGGTTTCGTTTTGTCAGTGAACGTCAGTGCCAAACAATTTCGTCAGACTGATTTTGTGAATCAGGTGCAATCTCTCATACAACAGTATGAAATCAACCCTAGCCTGCTCAAGCTGGAGCTGACCGAAAGCATGTTGCTGGATAATATCGAAGACACGATTGCAACCATGAGCGCCTTGAAAGAACTTGGTGTCAAGTTTTCATTGGATGACTTTGGGACTGGATATTCTTCATTGCAATATCTCAAACGTTTGCCGCTCGATCAACTCAAAATCGATCAGTCGTTTGTTCGTGATATTGCTGTAGATGCAAGCGATAGAGCAATTGTACGCACCATCATTGCCATGGCTCATAGCCTTGATCTGGATGTCATTGCCGAAGGGGTAGAGACGGAAGAACAGCAGAAACATCTCAGCAGTAAAGGATGTAAGAATTTTCAAGGGTATCTGTTTGGCAAGCCAGTACCAATTGAACAATTTGAGACATCCCTTAGAAAATCTTTATTTCAACCTGCTGACTCCTGTCACGAATAG
- a CDS encoding sulfurtransferase TusA family protein, with protein MTMFDVELDARRLVCPLPILRTKKSLSAMSSGQVLRILATDKETPKDFEVFCRQTGNELLSSEEKDGEYTFYIRRR; from the coding sequence ATGACGATGTTTGATGTCGAATTGGACGCACGCCGGTTAGTCTGTCCACTGCCGATATTGCGCACAAAAAAATCGCTGTCCGCGATGAGCAGCGGGCAAGTGTTGAGGATACTCGCGACCGACAAGGAGACGCCGAAAGATTTTGAAGTGTTCTGCCGGCAAACCGGAAACGAGTTACTGAGCTCGGAAGAAAAGGACGGCGAATATACTTTCTATATTCGTCGCCGTTAA
- a CDS encoding rhodanese-like domain-containing protein, translated as MIDVADFKNITVAELVSMLQQGGVKLIDVRTDAEVARGKIPQGDVLPLHLLPLRMSELDKSATTVFYCQMGGRSAQAAAFAVGNGFADVYNLQGGITAWAHAGQPLA; from the coding sequence ATGATAGACGTGGCTGATTTTAAAAATATAACCGTTGCCGAGTTGGTGTCGATGTTGCAGCAGGGCGGGGTGAAACTGATCGATGTGCGCACGGATGCCGAAGTGGCACGCGGCAAAATTCCTCAGGGCGATGTGCTGCCCCTGCACTTGTTGCCCTTGCGTATGAGCGAGCTCGATAAGTCGGCGACCACGGTGTTTTATTGTCAGATGGGCGGGCGTTCTGCACAGGCGGCGGCGTTCGCTGTTGGTAATGGGTTTGCCGATGTATATAACCTGCAAGGCGGCATCACCGCATGGGCGCATGCAGGTCAGCCCCTCGCATGA
- a CDS encoding M48 family metalloprotease, with protein sequence MKKLTLIFLLCFPLGAIADGLPELGDISQTVLNPIQERQIGQQSMMQIRASKQYLNDAEISDYLNQLGYKLVQFSSEPSLAFEFFALNDYSVNAFAMPGGFIGVNAGLLLTTQSESELASVLGHEIAHVTQHHLARMLAAQQGDSLASMAAIAVAILAARNNSQASQAAIAGMQARAVQKQLDFTRIHEQEADRVGFEILQKADFNTHAMPEFLERLQRANRLLEGNAPNYLRTHPVTSDRIADIENRVNKQPYRLMPDSLDFHLVRTKLIGAQKTHADALTYFEDALTTHKRGNLIAQRYGLISALLRAGETERASEELTTLQAQVKKTPAAQNNAMLETLTGQVKRATKSPDTLNFYRMAAQRFPQHRALIYDYAELLLQSEQPEIAAKLLIEQIARHPSDTTLYNLQARSYHQMNLPFEQHQALAYSYAWQGNIMGAIEQLELAKQVGGSFYQLSTIETDLRELHEMMDARVKK encoded by the coding sequence ATGAAAAAACTGACGCTCATTTTCTTGTTATGTTTCCCGCTCGGCGCCATCGCTGACGGCCTGCCCGAATTGGGGGACATCTCGCAAACCGTGCTCAATCCGATTCAGGAACGTCAGATCGGCCAGCAGAGCATGATGCAGATTCGCGCCAGCAAACAATATCTGAACGATGCGGAAATCAGCGATTATCTCAATCAGTTAGGCTATAAACTCGTTCAGTTCAGCAGTGAACCCTCACTCGCGTTTGAATTTTTTGCACTAAACGATTACAGCGTGAATGCCTTCGCTATGCCAGGTGGATTTATCGGCGTCAACGCAGGATTGCTACTCACTACACAAAGTGAATCTGAGCTGGCTTCGGTACTGGGCCATGAGATAGCCCACGTGACCCAGCACCATCTGGCGCGCATGCTGGCTGCGCAACAGGGCGACTCGCTCGCCTCGATGGCCGCCATTGCCGTTGCAATTCTTGCCGCGCGCAACAACAGCCAGGCCTCGCAAGCCGCGATTGCCGGTATGCAGGCGCGCGCCGTACAAAAGCAACTCGACTTTACCCGTATTCACGAACAGGAAGCGGATCGTGTCGGTTTTGAAATCTTGCAAAAGGCCGATTTCAATACCCACGCCATGCCGGAGTTTCTCGAGCGACTGCAACGCGCGAACCGTCTGCTCGAAGGGAATGCACCCAACTATCTGCGCACCCATCCGGTTACCAGCGACCGGATAGCCGACATCGAAAACCGGGTGAACAAACAGCCTTATCGCTTAATGCCTGATAGTCTCGACTTTCATCTGGTGCGTACCAAACTCATCGGCGCACAAAAAACACACGCCGATGCGCTCACCTACTTTGAAGATGCACTGACCACACACAAGCGCGGCAACCTGATTGCGCAACGATACGGCCTGATCAGCGCGCTACTACGGGCAGGCGAAACGGAGCGCGCAAGCGAAGAGTTAACCACCTTACAGGCTCAGGTCAAAAAAACACCGGCAGCGCAAAATAACGCGATGCTCGAAACGCTCACAGGTCAGGTAAAACGCGCAACGAAATCGCCCGATACGCTGAATTTTTATCGTATGGCGGCACAAAGATTTCCTCAGCATCGCGCACTGATTTACGACTATGCCGAGTTGCTGCTGCAAAGCGAGCAGCCGGAAATCGCGGCTAAATTGCTGATTGAACAAATCGCACGCCACCCCAGTGATACCACGCTCTACAATTTGCAGGCGCGCAGCTACCATCAAATGAATCTGCCTTTTGAACAGCATCAGGCACTGGCCTACAGCTACGCCTGGCAGGGCAACATCATGGGTGCAATCGAGCAACTGGAACTGGCAAAACAGGTGGGAGGCAGTTTTTATCAGCTCTCAACCATCGAAACCGACTTGCGCGAACTGCATGAGATGATGGATGCGAGAGTCAAAAAATAA